The nucleotide sequence GTCCATCATGTAGGGAATGATGGCGGGATCAATATCTCCACTTCTGGAGCCCATGATTAAGCCCTCAAGAGGTGTGAGTCCCATGGAAGTGTCAATGCAGACGCCGTTCTTTACTGCGCTGATGGATGCACCGTTTCCGATATGACAGACGATAACATTCGTATCTTCATTCTTCTTGCCCAACACAACTGCCGCCCTCTTTGCACAGTAGAGATGGCTGGTTCCATGGAAGCCGTATCGTCGTACATTGTAATCAGTGTACCACTCATAGGGAACGGCATACATGAATGCTTCCTCAGGCATGGTCTGATGCCATGCAGTGTCGAGGATAATGGCCTGGGGAACGGAAGGCATCGCTTTTCTGGCTGCTTCAATGCCCATGATATTGGCAGGCATGTGCAGTGGTCCAAGGTGTGTTACCTTCTTCAGTTGTTCAATGACTTCATCGGTTACCAAAGCAGACTGCTTGAAAACCTCTCCACCATGCAGGACACGGTGACCAACTGCCCCGATATCCTTCAAGTCGCTGATGACTCCATACTCATCATCAAGAAGCATTCTGATGATCAACTCAATTGCCTCTTTATGTGTAGGGGAGGAAAACTCTGCATTGTACTCCTCTTTGCCATTTGCCTTATGCTCAATGGTGGAATATTCCAGTCCGATGCGTTCTACGACACCAACAGCTAGAATATCTTTGTTGACCCAGTCGTACACCTGGTACTTGGCAGACGAGCTACCACAGTTCAAGGTTAAAATTACCATGAATGACTCCTATTATTTCTCTATAACACTTTGTTAATTGATTGCAAAAGATACCTATCTATTAAAACACTATTGGGCAGAATAATCAACATGAAGCGAAAAAAGAACCTTTAGGTCTTTTCCTCTTATGAAGGTATTTCTTTGCCTGTGGTTTTGGACACTTGCTTCCTTGCTGCATGCGCAAGCGACAGTGCAAGGTTCTTTTGCTCCCTTACAGGAAACCATGACCCTTGAGTACCATTGTGAGGAAGAAAGGGAAGATTTTCGTTTAAAGTTCTCCCTTTCTTCTTCTGGTATGC is from uncultured Sphaerochaeta sp. and encodes:
- a CDS encoding acetate/propionate family kinase, with product MVILTLNCGSSSAKYQVYDWVNKDILAVGVVERIGLEYSTIEHKANGKEEYNAEFSSPTHKEAIELIIRMLLDDEYGVISDLKDIGAVGHRVLHGGEVFKQSALVTDEVIEQLKKVTHLGPLHMPANIMGIEAARKAMPSVPQAIILDTAWHQTMPEEAFMYAVPYEWYTDYNVRRYGFHGTSHLYCAKRAAVVLGKKNEDTNVIVCHIGNGASISAVKNGVCIDTSMGLTPLEGLIMGSRSGDIDPAIIPYMMD